The following proteins are co-located in the Piscirickettsia litoralis genome:
- a CDS encoding alpha-hydroxy acid oxidase, whose translation MENLTNLIDFEKKAREILELGVYDYFAGGADDEATLASNQSAFKQIKLKPRVLVDVSKRSTKTRFLGHELSAPVVIAPTAFQGMTHADAELGIAKAAGEFGTIMSLSTMSNCALEDVKQATSAPLWFQLYVCKNRQVTQAAIERAEQAGYEAIVVTVDAPVFGRRERDIKNNFKIPDHFSMPNLVDSTYESMINAGNLAEYTNNAFENKLNWSDIQWVKECSRLPVFIKGIMHEEDAKIALDYGVDGIICSNHGGRQLDTSAATIELLPAITNVIQGKIPVLVDGGVRRGTDIFKAIALGADAVLVGRPVVWGLAIGGANGVYQVLNHLKDEFDNAMALAGFNSVDEIREKGHSILFR comes from the coding sequence ATGGAAAATTTGACCAATCTTATTGATTTTGAAAAAAAAGCGCGTGAAATATTAGAGCTAGGGGTTTATGATTATTTTGCTGGTGGAGCAGATGATGAAGCGACCTTAGCAAGTAATCAATCAGCATTTAAGCAGATTAAATTAAAGCCTCGAGTATTAGTTGATGTATCTAAACGTAGCACAAAGACTCGTTTTTTGGGCCATGAGCTGAGTGCTCCCGTTGTTATTGCGCCGACAGCATTTCAAGGTATGACTCATGCTGATGCTGAGTTGGGGATTGCCAAAGCTGCAGGTGAGTTTGGTACGATAATGTCACTAAGTACCATGTCAAACTGTGCTTTAGAGGATGTTAAGCAGGCAACATCAGCGCCATTGTGGTTTCAGCTTTATGTCTGTAAAAACCGTCAAGTGACACAAGCTGCGATAGAGCGTGCTGAGCAAGCTGGATATGAGGCGATTGTGGTGACTGTTGATGCACCTGTGTTTGGTCGTCGTGAACGAGATATTAAAAATAATTTTAAAATTCCTGATCATTTTTCTATGCCTAACCTAGTTGACTCGACATACGAATCGATGATTAATGCGGGAAATTTGGCAGAATATACTAATAACGCCTTTGAGAATAAGTTGAACTGGTCGGATATTCAATGGGTAAAAGAGTGCAGCCGGTTACCTGTGTTCATTAAAGGGATTATGCATGAGGAAGATGCCAAAATAGCGCTTGATTATGGTGTTGATGGGATTATCTGCTCGAATCATGGTGGCCGACAGTTGGATACCAGTGCTGCAACTATTGAACTATTGCCAGCGATTACTAATGTTATACAAGGAAAAATACCGGTTTTAGTTGATGGAGGTGTTCGGCGGGGCACTGATATTTTTAAGGCAATTGCTTTAGGGGCTGATGCTGTTTTAGTCGGTCGACCTGTAGTTTGGGGGCTAGCTATCGGTGGTGCTAATGGGGTTTATCAGGTATTAAACCACCTTAAAGATGAGTTTGACAATGCCATGGCGCTCGCAGGTTTTAATAGCGTGGATGAAATTAGAGAAAAAGGACATTCTATTTTGTTTCGTTAA
- a CDS encoding S24 family peptidase — translation MTLAKKNLHANNPSIKERLNHLMNEIRISEAELARQTGVPTTTINRMLLGHTTDPRANTLKPLAQFFSISIDQLLGLSPMNDRIPGTFNATNRSAWLTVPLIRWQDSIAWVFKHNSYSLDSHTQWITTDKHISDTSFAVKSLPSMEPRFREGSTLIVDPNHEYKDGMFVLVTLDGSNVVARSVLSDGADIYFKGFDHAIPTQAYNSTTQRILGVIVEARMNLYK, via the coding sequence ATGACACTAGCTAAAAAAAACTTGCATGCCAACAACCCTTCAATTAAAGAGCGCCTCAACCATTTAATGAATGAAATTCGCATTAGTGAAGCTGAACTTGCTCGTCAAACTGGGGTTCCAACTACAACCATTAACCGTATGCTGCTCGGTCACACAACAGATCCTCGGGCAAATACCCTAAAACCTCTTGCACAATTTTTCTCTATCTCTATCGATCAACTATTAGGCTTATCCCCAATGAATGATCGCATCCCAGGTACTTTTAATGCGACCAATCGTAGTGCGTGGTTAACAGTTCCTCTGATCCGGTGGCAAGATAGTATTGCCTGGGTCTTTAAGCACAATAGCTACAGCCTAGACTCTCATACACAATGGATAACAACAGATAAACACATCAGCGATACCTCCTTCGCGGTTAAATCCCTACCCTCTATGGAACCCCGTTTTCGTGAAGGCTCAACACTCATTGTAGATCCAAACCACGAATATAAAGATGGCATGTTTGTACTCGTTACCCTAGATGGCAGCAACGTAGTTGCAAGAAGTGTGCTCTCTGACGGCGCTGATATCTACTTTAAGGGTTTTGATCATGCAATTCCCACTCAAGCCTATAACAGCACAACTCAGCGTATTCTCGGTGTGATTGTAGAAGCTCGAATGAACCTCTACAAATAA
- the queF gene encoding NADPH-dependent 7-cyano-7-deazaguanine reductase QueF (Catalyzes the NADPH-dependent reduction of 7-cyano-7-deazaguanine (preQ0) to 7-aminomethyl-7-deazaguanine (preQ1) in queuosine biosynthesis) — translation MSSEIELQLESAPLGQKSDYISTYSPDLLFPIPRKQKRDEINVPDALPFNGFDAWNAFELSWLNAKGKPCVALAHFEIDCASVNIVESKSFKLYLNSFNNTKFDSVTEVERILAKDIQAAAEGEVKARVILLSEVENQPILDFSAESIDDLDIECNEYMVKPDYLKADHTQIVEETLSSNLLKSNCLVTGQPDWGSVEIAYYGPKIDRESLLQYIVSFRNHNEFHEQCVERIFMDVMAHCQPERLTVHARYTRRGGLDINPVRSTEKSFKADNLRMARQ, via the coding sequence ATGTCCTCAGAGATTGAATTACAGCTAGAAAGTGCGCCATTAGGGCAAAAAAGTGATTATATTTCAACATATTCGCCGGATTTGCTGTTTCCGATTCCAAGAAAGCAAAAGCGCGATGAAATCAATGTGCCAGATGCTCTGCCGTTTAATGGCTTTGATGCTTGGAACGCCTTTGAGCTGTCTTGGCTAAATGCCAAAGGCAAGCCTTGTGTTGCTTTAGCTCATTTTGAGATTGACTGCGCGAGTGTCAATATCGTTGAATCTAAATCATTTAAACTATATTTGAATTCATTTAATAACACCAAGTTTGATAGTGTCACTGAGGTTGAGCGCATTTTAGCGAAGGACATTCAAGCTGCTGCTGAAGGTGAGGTTAAAGCTCGTGTCATTTTGCTTAGTGAAGTGGAAAATCAACCGATTCTCGATTTTAGTGCTGAGTCTATTGATGATTTGGATATTGAGTGCAATGAGTATATGGTTAAGCCTGACTACCTGAAGGCAGATCATACTCAAATTGTAGAAGAAACCTTAAGTTCTAATTTATTGAAATCAAATTGTTTAGTGACTGGGCAGCCAGACTGGGGTTCTGTAGAAATCGCTTATTATGGCCCGAAAATTGACCGTGAAAGCCTATTGCAATACATTGTTTCTTTCCGTAATCATAATGAGTTTCATGAGCAGTGTGTAGAGCGCATTTTTATGGATGTGATGGCGCACTGTCAGCCTGAGCGTTTAACCGTGCATGCGCGTTATACACGTCGTGGTGGCTTGGATATTAATCCTGTCCGCAGCACTGAAAAATCATTTAAAGCTGATAATTTACGGATGGCGCGTCAATAA